From Streptomyces sp. TLI_053, a single genomic window includes:
- a CDS encoding MerR family transcriptional regulator has protein sequence MRIGELARLTGVSTRLLRYYEEQGLLRPTRSAGGYREYGEGDTVRVRQIRGLLAAGLPTRVIAGILPCASGPVPALESCPDLLATLRGELAELDARIGELTRSRNALAGYLDTAGPASPPPALPLPAAA, from the coding sequence ATGCGCATCGGAGAACTCGCCCGCCTGACCGGGGTGTCCACCCGCCTGCTGCGGTACTACGAGGAGCAGGGCCTGCTGCGGCCCACCCGCTCGGCCGGCGGCTACCGCGAGTACGGCGAGGGCGACACCGTCCGGGTGCGGCAGATCCGGGGCCTGCTGGCGGCGGGCCTGCCCACCCGGGTGATCGCCGGGATCCTCCCCTGCGCCAGCGGGCCGGTCCCCGCCCTGGAGTCCTGCCCCGACCTGCTCGCCACCCTCCGCGGCGAGCTCGCCGAACTGGACGCGCGGATCGGCGAGCTGACCCGCAGCCGGAACGCGCTGGCCGGCTACCTGGACACCGCCGGACCCGCGTCCCCGCCGCCGGCCCTCCCGCTCCCCGCCGCGGCCTGA
- a CDS encoding BCCT family transporter, with protein sequence MTSQPTGPPDEPAATLPVDRVVFGIGAVAVLGVVAWGIFAEDSLGRTSSTALGWVLHNFGWLFVVAADVFLALTVLLAFSRFGRIRLGRDDDEPEFSTLAWVAMMFSAGMGIGLMFYGVGEPLQLFAAPQPGSGLEPQSAAAAQQALEFSLFHWTLHPWAIYAVGGLALAYTTFRKGRGNRISAAFVPLIGERGADGWPGRAIDLLAVFATVFGSATSLGLGALQVADGLGYVSDVSNTERTQLVIIASLSAAFVLSAFSGVHKGVKWLSTANVVLASLIMLFVFVVGPTVFVLDAIPSSVGGYLSDLLAMSTQTGAFTDESWLGSWTIFYWAWWLSWAPFVGTFIARISRGRTVREFLLGVLLVPSGATVIWFCVMGGTAIRLDSTGAADLVETIPQGAEASLFEMLRSLPGGTVTSVIAVLLVMTFFITSADSASLVLGSLSSRGSLHPRTWLVVVWGVLMGGVAAALLLAGGLTALQNATILVALPFVGVMLLLCVALVKELRTDPAAGPSRFHPAHGLRDAVRVAVGEAMAAARNGNRRPPNG encoded by the coding sequence ATGACCAGTCAACCCACCGGGCCGCCGGACGAACCGGCCGCCACCCTCCCCGTCGACCGGGTGGTCTTCGGGATCGGCGCGGTCGCGGTGCTCGGGGTCGTCGCCTGGGGCATCTTCGCCGAGGACTCCCTCGGCCGGACCTCCAGCACCGCCCTCGGCTGGGTCCTGCACAACTTCGGCTGGCTCTTCGTCGTCGCCGCCGACGTCTTCCTCGCCCTCACCGTGCTGCTCGCGTTCAGCCGCTTCGGACGGATCCGGCTCGGCCGGGACGACGACGAGCCGGAGTTCTCCACCCTCGCCTGGGTGGCCATGATGTTCAGCGCGGGCATGGGCATCGGCCTGATGTTCTACGGCGTCGGCGAGCCGCTCCAGCTCTTCGCCGCCCCGCAGCCCGGCTCCGGCCTCGAACCGCAGTCGGCGGCCGCCGCCCAGCAGGCCCTGGAGTTCTCCCTCTTCCACTGGACCCTGCACCCGTGGGCGATCTACGCGGTCGGCGGCCTCGCGCTCGCCTACACCACCTTCCGCAAGGGCCGGGGCAACCGGATCTCCGCCGCGTTCGTCCCCCTGATCGGCGAGCGCGGCGCCGACGGCTGGCCGGGCCGGGCGATCGACCTGCTCGCCGTCTTCGCCACCGTGTTCGGCTCGGCCACCAGCCTCGGCCTCGGCGCCCTCCAGGTGGCCGACGGCCTCGGCTACGTCTCCGACGTCAGCAACACCGAGCGCACCCAGCTGGTGATCATCGCCTCGCTGAGCGCCGCCTTCGTCCTCTCCGCCTTCTCCGGCGTGCACAAGGGCGTGAAGTGGCTCTCCACCGCCAATGTGGTGCTGGCCTCGCTGATCATGCTCTTCGTCTTCGTGGTCGGCCCCACCGTGTTCGTCCTGGACGCGATCCCCTCCAGCGTCGGCGGCTACCTCTCCGACCTGCTCGCGATGTCCACCCAGACCGGTGCCTTCACGGACGAGAGCTGGCTCGGCAGCTGGACCATCTTCTACTGGGCCTGGTGGCTGTCCTGGGCGCCCTTCGTCGGCACCTTCATCGCCCGCATCTCGCGCGGCCGCACCGTCCGGGAGTTCCTGCTCGGCGTCCTGCTGGTGCCCAGCGGGGCCACCGTGATCTGGTTCTGCGTCATGGGCGGCACCGCGATCCGGCTCGACAGCACCGGCGCCGCCGACCTCGTCGAGACCATCCCGCAGGGCGCCGAGGCCTCGCTCTTCGAAATGCTGCGCTCGCTCCCCGGCGGCACGGTGACCAGTGTGATCGCGGTCCTGCTGGTGATGACCTTCTTCATCACCAGCGCCGACTCCGCCTCGCTCGTCCTCGGCTCGCTCTCCAGCCGCGGTTCGCTCCACCCGCGCACCTGGCTGGTGGTGGTGTGGGGCGTGCTGATGGGCGGGGTCGCGGCCGCACTGCTGCTGGCCGGCGGGCTCACCGCGCTGCAGAACGCCACCATCCTGGTCGCGCTGCCGTTCGTCGGGGTGATGCTGCTGCTGTGCGTCGCGCTGGTGAAGGAGCTGCGGACCGACCCCGCCGCCGGACCGTCCCGCTTCCACCCCGCCCACGGCCTGCGGGACGCCGTCCGGGTCGCCGTCGGCGAGGCCATGGCCGCCGCCCGCAACGGGAACCGGCGCCCCCCGAACGGGTGA
- a CDS encoding DUF2398 family protein, with amino-acid sequence MEQQEYATGAARTAGGRSDGRTGGAGRGTTTAVVVVRGSGSRVAPGTGADAPQDAPQDAAAVGDPGSPSAAGLSPDPGLLRLARWFAEAEPGTADDLCAASLGLYPARHFGAPAGPSAVDPFVADPAAADPFAAGPPTAEVSWWHGPTAHIPAPLRAREPRPAGGLRRARRDAAALPVVLSGAKPGTPGRHRKPERSRSTGTVPQDRSAATTAAERRIAARLLVAHPLVTASGPHADGFPLIRRHRDWLAERFDTLLGYRLVVGPWHARLHKAGLGPGATRRLEHPATGAPFTPGGYAQLALALALLVDAPERLPLDGLLAAMDAVRPGPGPAARPADRAELAMALAVLADWQVLTDLPAAALADPAAAGPTVLTVDRELARAVPVGPPALADDATDLIRRAAEAEPGTAVRRRLAETPAVLAADLPEDQRAWLRDHGRTGPAALADFLGLEAEQRAEGVALLDPAEELTDLALPGADTAAQAALLLVERLVEEVRPLPGETAGTDVPVPDALIDGVLGDIADEYGLPAGWRRDYLADRTALRRDALDLLHRMGLITPAPRGTRPPGWLLRAPAARYAPAPDLLPAPGTGRHSRPDPGPVIPAPAAPRAGQPV; translated from the coding sequence ATGGAGCAGCAGGAGTACGCGACCGGCGCCGCGCGGACGGCCGGTGGCAGGTCGGACGGGCGCACGGGCGGGGCGGGGCGGGGCACCACCACCGCCGTCGTCGTCGTACGCGGATCCGGCTCCCGGGTCGCCCCCGGCACCGGAGCTGACGCCCCGCAGGACGCCCCGCAGGACGCCGCGGCGGTCGGCGACCCCGGCTCCCCGTCCGCCGCCGGGCTCTCGCCCGACCCCGGGTTGCTGCGGCTCGCTCGTTGGTTCGCCGAGGCCGAGCCCGGTACCGCCGACGACCTCTGCGCCGCCTCCCTCGGCCTCTACCCGGCGCGCCACTTCGGCGCCCCGGCCGGACCGTCCGCCGTCGACCCGTTCGTCGCCGACCCGGCCGCCGCCGACCCGTTCGCCGCCGGGCCGCCGACCGCCGAGGTCAGCTGGTGGCACGGTCCCACCGCGCACATCCCCGCACCGCTGCGGGCCCGCGAACCGCGCCCGGCCGGTGGTCTGCGCCGTGCCCGCCGGGACGCCGCCGCGCTGCCCGTCGTCCTCTCAGGTGCCAAGCCGGGCACGCCCGGCCGTCACCGCAAGCCCGAACGCTCGCGGAGTACCGGTACCGTCCCGCAGGATCGTTCCGCCGCGACCACCGCCGCCGAACGCCGGATAGCCGCCCGGCTGCTCGTCGCCCACCCGCTGGTGACCGCCTCCGGGCCGCACGCCGACGGTTTCCCGCTGATCCGCCGTCACCGCGACTGGCTCGCCGAGCGCTTCGACACCCTGCTCGGCTACCGCCTGGTGGTCGGTCCCTGGCACGCCCGTCTGCACAAGGCGGGACTCGGTCCCGGTGCCACCCGTCGCCTCGAACACCCCGCCACCGGTGCCCCGTTCACCCCCGGCGGCTACGCGCAGCTCGCCCTCGCGCTGGCCCTGCTGGTCGACGCCCCCGAGCGACTCCCGCTGGACGGCCTGCTCGCCGCGATGGACGCCGTCCGCCCCGGGCCCGGCCCGGCCGCGCGGCCGGCGGACCGGGCCGAGCTCGCGATGGCGCTCGCCGTGCTCGCCGACTGGCAGGTGCTCACCGACCTCCCCGCCGCGGCCCTCGCCGACCCGGCCGCCGCCGGTCCCACGGTGCTGACGGTCGACCGGGAACTCGCCCGCGCCGTCCCGGTCGGCCCGCCCGCGCTCGCCGACGACGCCACCGACCTCATCCGCCGCGCCGCCGAGGCCGAGCCGGGCACCGCCGTCCGCCGCCGCCTGGCCGAGACCCCGGCCGTGCTCGCCGCCGACCTGCCCGAGGACCAGCGCGCCTGGCTGCGCGACCACGGCCGCACCGGCCCGGCGGCGCTCGCCGACTTCCTCGGCCTGGAGGCGGAGCAGCGGGCCGAGGGCGTCGCCCTGCTCGACCCGGCGGAGGAGCTCACCGACCTCGCCCTGCCCGGCGCCGACACGGCCGCCCAGGCGGCCCTGCTGCTGGTCGAGCGCCTGGTCGAGGAGGTCCGGCCGCTGCCGGGCGAGACCGCGGGCACCGACGTGCCGGTCCCCGACGCGCTGATAGACGGCGTGCTCGGCGACATCGCCGACGAGTACGGCCTGCCGGCCGGCTGGCGCCGCGACTACCTCGCCGACCGCACCGCGCTCCGCCGCGACGCGCTCGACCTGCTCCACCGGATGGGCCTGATCACCCCCGCCCCGCGCGGCACCCGCCCCCCGGGCTGGCTGCTCCGGGCCCCCGCGGCGCGCTACGCGCCGGCCCCCGACCTGCTCCCCGCCCCGGGCACCGGCCGCCACTCCCGGCCGGACCCCGGTCCCGTGATCCCCGCCCCCGCCGCGCCCCGGGCCGGTCAGCCGGTCTGA
- a CDS encoding lysoplasmalogenase translates to MSIRTTTSAVLGGRLRSAGGLLTGYAATSAAHLGALLTGTPALRHATKPALMPLLAAHSVTRATEAGRRAPKLLAPALLLSAGGDVLLQLGDDTAFLAGMGSFAAAHVCYVTMFVGQSALTDRRRTMVVAAAYATAWVTMVGRLWPDLGDLRAPVAGYSLLLASTAVASAGLGARGGLGGALFLLSDTLIATKLAKWRELPGHDFWIMATYLLAQYLLASGALRAAEEREAGADGPAAAGAPTAAGAGAAPAWA, encoded by the coding sequence ATGAGCATCCGTACGACCACCAGCGCCGTTCTCGGCGGCCGGCTGCGCTCCGCCGGCGGCCTGCTCACCGGCTACGCCGCCACCTCCGCGGCCCACCTGGGGGCGCTGCTCACCGGGACGCCCGCGCTGCGGCACGCCACCAAGCCCGCGCTGATGCCGCTGCTCGCCGCGCACAGCGTCACCCGGGCCACCGAGGCGGGCCGGCGCGCGCCGAAGCTGCTCGCGCCGGCGCTGCTGCTGAGCGCGGGCGGGGACGTGCTGCTCCAGCTCGGCGACGACACCGCGTTCCTGGCCGGAATGGGATCGTTCGCGGCGGCGCACGTCTGTTACGTGACGATGTTCGTCGGCCAGAGCGCGCTGACCGACCGGCGGCGGACGATGGTGGTCGCGGCGGCGTACGCGACGGCCTGGGTGACGATGGTGGGCCGGCTCTGGCCCGATCTCGGGGACCTGCGGGCGCCGGTGGCCGGCTACAGCCTGCTGCTCGCCTCGACGGCGGTCGCCTCGGCCGGGCTCGGGGCGCGGGGCGGCCTCGGCGGGGCGCTGTTCCTGCTCTCGGACACGCTGATCGCCACCAAGCTGGCGAAGTGGCGGGAGCTGCCGGGGCACGATTTCTGGATCATGGCCACGTACCTCCTGGCGCAGTACCTGCTGGCGAGCGGTGCGCTGCGGGCCGCCGAGGAGCGGGAGGCGGGGGCCGACGGTCCGGCGGCGGCCGGGGCACCGACCGCCGCCGGCGCGGGCGCGGCCCCGGCCTGGGCGTGA
- a CDS encoding exodeoxyribonuclease III, with protein sequence MTVRIATWNINSVTARLPKLLEWLESAKPDVLCLQELKCAADAFPYEPVRELGYETAAHGNGRWNGVAILSRIGLDEVVRDLPGQPGYLADDALLPDVEPRAIAATCGPVRVWSVYVPNGREVDHAHYRYKLEWLEALRVASLDDAAGERPFAVLGDFNIAPTDEDVFDLAAFEGLTHVTPAERAALAALDAAGLHDVLPRPLKYDRPYTYWDYRQLAFPKNRGMRIDLTYANKPFVDAVTDSYVDREARKGKGTSDHAPVVVDLDL encoded by the coding sequence GTGACCGTCCGCATCGCCACCTGGAACATCAACTCCGTCACCGCGCGGCTGCCCAAGCTCCTCGAATGGCTGGAGAGCGCCAAGCCGGACGTGCTCTGCCTCCAGGAGCTGAAGTGCGCCGCCGACGCCTTCCCGTACGAGCCCGTCCGCGAGCTCGGCTACGAGACGGCCGCGCACGGCAACGGCCGGTGGAACGGCGTGGCGATCCTCTCCCGGATCGGTCTCGACGAGGTCGTGCGCGACCTGCCCGGGCAGCCCGGCTACCTCGCCGACGACGCCCTGCTGCCCGACGTCGAGCCGCGTGCGATCGCCGCCACCTGCGGCCCGGTCCGGGTCTGGTCCGTCTACGTGCCGAACGGGCGCGAGGTCGACCACGCCCACTACCGCTACAAGCTGGAGTGGCTGGAGGCGCTGCGGGTGGCCTCGCTGGACGACGCCGCCGGTGAGCGCCCGTTCGCCGTCCTCGGTGACTTCAACATCGCCCCGACCGACGAGGACGTCTTCGACCTGGCCGCCTTCGAGGGCCTGACCCACGTCACCCCCGCCGAGCGCGCCGCCCTCGCCGCCCTGGACGCGGCCGGCCTGCACGACGTGCTGCCCCGCCCGCTCAAGTACGACCGCCCCTACACCTACTGGGACTACCGCCAGCTGGCCTTCCCGAAGAACCGGGGCATGCGGATCGACCTCACCTACGCCAACAAGCCCTTCGTGGACGCCGTCACCGACAGCTATGTCGACCGCGAGGCGCGCAAGGGCAAGGGCACCTCGGACCACGCCCCGGTGGTCGTCGACCTCGACCTCTGA
- the ggt gene encoding gamma-glutamyltransferase, producing the protein MRALVRIAPPLLLATALVCTVAAGPAGAAAPPAKVPEAVGRGGAVASVDADATAAGIEVLRKGGNAVDAAVAVAAALGVTEPYSAGIGGGGYFVYYDHATGRVHTIDGRETASRTADTSLFLENGQPLPFADAVTSGLSVGVPGSPATWETAVGLWGRRSFAEALEPARRIAERGFTVDQTFQDQTALNQARFKDFPDTAKLFLPGGALPAVGSTFRNPDLAATYRQLGQEGTEALYRGGIAADIVRTVQHPPVDPASGRVARPGKVDATDLADYRVRRQQPTHVAYRDYDLYSIAPSSSGGTTVGEALGILEDGELADYDATQYYHHFLEASRLSFADRNRWVGDPAFNDVPVKELLSARYAASRACLISPDRALTSPIAPGDPRHPAACATAGPAPAAEPYEGLSTSHLTVADRWGNVVSYTLTLEQTGGSGITVPGRGFLLNNELTDFNFTPLVPGVPDPNLPGPGKRPRSSLSPTIVLRDGEPVLAAGSPGGATIITTTLQVLLGRLDRGLSLEQAIAAPRASQRNTAATQAEPGFLALPERARLEALGHVFASTPEIGAATGVERLPDGRWVAAAEPVRRGGGSAAVVRPEP; encoded by the coding sequence ATGAGAGCTCTGGTCCGGATCGCACCGCCGTTACTGCTCGCCACCGCCCTGGTCTGCACGGTCGCCGCCGGGCCGGCCGGGGCCGCGGCGCCGCCCGCGAAGGTGCCCGAGGCGGTCGGCCGGGGCGGTGCGGTCGCCAGTGTGGACGCCGATGCCACGGCGGCCGGGATCGAGGTGCTGCGCAAGGGCGGCAACGCCGTGGACGCGGCGGTCGCGGTGGCCGCGGCGCTCGGTGTCACCGAGCCGTACTCGGCCGGCATCGGCGGCGGCGGGTACTTCGTCTACTACGACCACGCCACCGGCCGGGTCCACACCATCGACGGCCGGGAGACCGCCTCCCGGACCGCCGACACCTCGCTGTTCCTGGAGAACGGCCAGCCGCTGCCCTTCGCCGACGCCGTCACCAGCGGCCTGTCGGTCGGCGTGCCCGGCTCCCCGGCCACCTGGGAGACCGCCGTCGGACTCTGGGGCCGCCGCAGCTTCGCCGAGGCGCTCGAACCCGCCCGGCGGATCGCCGAGCGCGGCTTCACCGTCGACCAGACCTTCCAGGACCAGACCGCGCTCAACCAGGCCCGGTTCAAGGACTTCCCCGACACCGCCAAGCTGTTCCTGCCCGGCGGAGCGCTCCCGGCGGTCGGCTCCACCTTCCGCAACCCCGACCTCGCCGCCACCTACCGGCAGCTCGGCCAGGAGGGCACCGAGGCCCTGTACCGGGGCGGGATCGCCGCCGACATCGTCCGCACCGTCCAGCACCCGCCGGTCGATCCGGCCTCCGGCCGGGTCGCCCGCCCCGGCAAGGTGGACGCCACCGACCTCGCCGACTACCGGGTCCGCCGCCAGCAGCCGACCCACGTCGCCTACCGGGACTACGACCTCTACTCGATCGCCCCGTCCAGTTCCGGCGGCACCACCGTCGGCGAGGCGCTCGGCATCCTGGAGGACGGCGAGCTCGCCGACTACGACGCCACGCAGTACTACCACCACTTCCTGGAGGCCTCGCGGCTCTCCTTCGCGGACCGCAACCGCTGGGTGGGCGACCCCGCGTTCAACGACGTCCCGGTCAAGGAGCTGCTCTCCGCCCGGTACGCCGCCTCCCGGGCCTGCCTGATCAGCCCCGACCGCGCTCTGACCAGCCCGATCGCGCCCGGCGACCCGCGCCACCCCGCCGCCTGCGCGACCGCCGGGCCCGCGCCGGCCGCCGAGCCCTACGAGGGGCTGAGCACCAGTCACCTCACCGTGGCCGACCGCTGGGGCAACGTCGTCTCCTACACGCTGACCCTGGAGCAGACCGGCGGCAGCGGCATCACCGTCCCCGGCCGCGGCTTCCTGCTCAACAACGAGCTGACCGACTTCAACTTCACCCCGCTGGTGCCGGGCGTGCCCGACCCCAACCTGCCCGGCCCGGGCAAGCGGCCGCGCTCCTCGCTCTCGCCGACCATCGTGCTGCGCGACGGCGAGCCCGTGCTGGCGGCCGGTTCGCCCGGCGGGGCGACGATCATCACCACCACCCTCCAGGTGCTGCTCGGCCGACTCGACCGGGGGCTGAGCCTGGAGCAGGCGATCGCCGCGCCGCGTGCCAGCCAGCGCAACACGGCCGCCACCCAGGCCGAGCCCGGCTTCCTCGCGCTGCCCGAACGGGCGCGGCTGGAGGCGCTCGGGCATGTGTTCGCCAGTACGCCGGAGATCGGTGCGGCGACCGGTGTCGAGCGGCTGCCGGACGGCCGCTGGGTCGCCGCCGCCGAACCGGTGCGCCGCGGCGGCGGCTCGGCGGCGGTGGTCCGGCCCGAGCCGTGA
- a CDS encoding ROK family glucokinase, translating to MLGLGPRAERRRRALPAGLLRLPTIGVDIGGTKVVAGVVDGEGKVLEKLRTDTPDKSKSAKVVEDVIVELVLELADRHDVHAVGIGAAGWVDAERSTVLFAPHLNWRGEPLREALSSRLRFPVVVENDANAAAWAEWRFGAGRGEEHMVMLTLGTGIGGAVVRDGYVDRGKYGLAGEFGHMQVVPGGHRCPCGNRGCWEQYSSGNALVRDARELVAEESPVVQALLARAGGTVEGITGPLVTEAARAGDPTATELLYDVGTWLGVGIANLAAALDPGRFVIGGGVSEAGDLLLAPARDTFRRTLTGRGFRPESTIVHAALGNEAGLVGAADLARQVARRFRTIKRRRVERAVP from the coding sequence CTGCTCGGCCTCGGGCCGCGCGCCGAGCGCCGCCGCCGGGCCCTTCCGGCCGGCCTGCTCCGGCTGCCGACCATCGGCGTGGACATCGGCGGCACCAAGGTGGTCGCGGGTGTGGTCGACGGCGAGGGCAAGGTGCTGGAGAAGCTGCGCACCGACACGCCCGACAAGTCCAAGAGCGCCAAGGTGGTCGAGGACGTCATCGTCGAGCTGGTGCTGGAACTCGCCGACCGGCACGACGTCCACGCGGTCGGCATCGGCGCGGCCGGCTGGGTCGACGCCGAACGCTCCACCGTGCTCTTCGCCCCGCACCTCAACTGGCGCGGCGAACCGCTCCGGGAGGCGCTCAGCTCCCGGCTGCGCTTCCCGGTCGTGGTCGAGAACGACGCCAACGCCGCCGCCTGGGCCGAGTGGCGTTTCGGCGCCGGCCGGGGCGAGGAGCACATGGTGATGCTCACCCTGGGCACCGGCATCGGCGGCGCCGTCGTCCGCGACGGCTACGTGGACCGGGGTAAGTACGGGCTGGCGGGCGAGTTCGGGCACATGCAGGTGGTGCCCGGCGGCCACCGCTGCCCGTGCGGCAACCGGGGCTGCTGGGAGCAGTACTCCTCCGGCAACGCACTGGTGCGGGACGCCCGCGAACTGGTCGCCGAGGAGTCCCCGGTGGTCCAGGCGCTGCTGGCCCGCGCCGGCGGCACCGTCGAGGGCATCACCGGCCCCCTGGTCACCGAGGCCGCCCGGGCCGGCGACCCGACCGCCACCGAACTGCTCTACGACGTGGGCACCTGGCTGGGCGTCGGCATCGCCAACCTGGCGGCCGCCCTCGACCCGGGCCGCTTCGTCATCGGCGGCGGCGTCTCCGAGGCCGGCGACCTCCTCCTCGCCCCCGCCCGCGACACCTTCCGCCGCACCCTCACCGGCCGTGGCTTCCGCCCCGAGTCGACCATCGTGCACGCCGCCCTCGGCAACGAGGCCGGCCTGGTCGGCGCCGCCGACCTCGCCCGCCAGGTCGCCCGCCGCTTCCGCACCATCAAGCGCCGCCGGGTGGAACGCGCGGTGCCGTAG
- a CDS encoding ATP-binding cassette domain-containing protein, whose amino-acid sequence MTELLSLTGVGKTYGTVRALEDVSLTLRSGEISCVLGDNGAGKSTLIKIIAGLHRHDEGTFTVAGEEVRLDSPRQALDRGIATVYQDLAVVPLMPVWRNFFLGSEQGYKRWGGLRIDADGMRATTRRALADMGIDLPDVDRPIGTLSGGQRQCVAIARAVHFGAKVLVLDEPTAALGVKQSGVVLKYVTAARDAGLGVVLITHNPHHAYLVGDHFTLLKRGRTAGSHARAEIGLEQLTLEMAGGSDLAELSHELGRPTNGPAGPAGPAGSTDPTDSTDSTGSTGPVDPAEERPQP is encoded by the coding sequence ATGACCGAGCTGCTCTCCCTCACCGGGGTCGGGAAGACCTACGGCACCGTGCGGGCCCTGGAGGACGTCTCGCTGACCCTGCGGTCCGGCGAGATCAGCTGTGTGCTCGGCGACAACGGCGCCGGCAAGTCCACCCTGATCAAGATCATCGCTGGGCTGCACCGGCACGACGAGGGCACCTTCACGGTGGCCGGCGAGGAGGTCCGCCTCGACTCCCCGCGCCAGGCCCTGGACCGGGGCATCGCCACCGTCTACCAGGACCTCGCCGTCGTCCCGCTGATGCCCGTCTGGCGCAACTTCTTCCTCGGCTCCGAACAGGGGTACAAGCGCTGGGGCGGCCTGCGGATCGACGCCGACGGCATGCGCGCCACCACCCGCCGGGCGCTCGCGGACATGGGCATCGACCTGCCCGACGTGGACCGCCCGATCGGCACCCTGTCCGGCGGCCAGCGCCAGTGCGTGGCCATCGCCCGCGCCGTGCACTTCGGCGCCAAGGTGCTCGTCCTGGACGAGCCGACCGCCGCGCTCGGCGTCAAGCAGTCCGGGGTGGTGCTCAAGTACGTCACCGCCGCCCGGGACGCCGGACTCGGCGTCGTCCTGATCACCCACAACCCGCACCACGCCTACCTGGTCGGCGACCACTTCACCCTGCTGAAGCGCGGTCGCACGGCGGGCAGCCACGCGCGGGCGGAGATCGGCCTGGAACAGCTCACCCTCGAAATGGCGGGCGGCTCCGACCTGGCCGAGCTGTCGCACGAGCTGGGCCGGCCCACGAACGGTCCGGCGGGTCCGGCCGGACCCGCCGGCTCCACCGATCCCACCGATTCCACCGATTCCACTGGTTCCACCGGTCCCGTCGACCCCGCAGAGGAGCGTCCCCAGCCGTGA
- a CDS encoding ABC transporter permease produces MSSSDVLVQGRERPAALRRLAGRPELGALIAAVAVFLVFAAVAEPFLRVSSLGTVLYAASTIGIMAVPVSLLMIGGEFDLSAGVLVTTAALTSSMVSYQLTAVTWVGVLVSLAVTLTVGLFNGWMLSRTKLPSFIVTLGTFLMLTGANLGVTKLVSGTVSTKPISDMEGFASCRWLFASEVTVGGLTIKATVWWWLGLLLAGSWVLLRTRFGNWVFAVGGDAAAARAVGVPVARTKTVLYLFVGFGAWVLGQHLLFSFDTVQSGEGVGNELIYIVAAVIGGCLITGGYGSVVGSALGALIFGMASKGIIYAQWNPDWFKFFLGAMLLLAALLNTWVKRRAERGPR; encoded by the coding sequence GTGAGTTCCTCGGACGTCCTCGTCCAGGGCCGCGAGCGCCCGGCCGCGCTGCGCCGCCTGGCCGGCCGGCCCGAGCTCGGCGCACTGATCGCCGCCGTCGCGGTCTTCCTGGTCTTCGCCGCCGTCGCCGAGCCCTTCCTGCGGGTCTCCTCGCTCGGCACCGTGCTGTACGCGGCCTCCACCATCGGGATCATGGCCGTACCGGTCTCGCTGCTGATGATCGGCGGCGAGTTCGACCTGTCCGCCGGCGTCCTGGTCACCACCGCCGCGCTGACCTCGTCGATGGTCTCCTACCAGCTCACCGCGGTGACCTGGGTGGGCGTGCTGGTGTCGCTGGCCGTCACGCTGACGGTCGGCCTGTTCAACGGGTGGATGCTCTCCCGCACCAAGCTGCCGAGCTTCATCGTCACCCTCGGCACCTTCCTGATGCTGACCGGCGCCAACCTCGGCGTCACCAAGCTGGTCTCGGGCACCGTCTCCACCAAGCCGATCTCCGACATGGAGGGCTTCGCCTCCTGCCGCTGGCTGTTCGCCTCCGAGGTGACCGTCGGCGGGCTGACGATCAAGGCCACCGTCTGGTGGTGGCTCGGCCTGCTGCTGGCCGGCAGCTGGGTGCTGCTGCGCACCCGCTTCGGCAACTGGGTCTTCGCGGTCGGCGGCGACGCGGCCGCGGCCCGGGCGGTCGGCGTCCCGGTCGCCCGGACGAAGACGGTGCTCTACCTGTTCGTCGGCTTCGGCGCCTGGGTGCTCGGCCAGCACCTGCTGTTCTCCTTCGACACCGTGCAGTCCGGCGAGGGCGTCGGCAACGAACTCATCTACATCGTCGCGGCCGTCATCGGCGGCTGTCTGATCACCGGCGGCTACGGCTCGGTGGTCGGCTCCGCGCTGGGCGCGCTGATCTTCGGCATGGCCAGCAAGGGCATCATCTACGCCCAGTGGAACCCCGACTGGTTCAAGTTCTTCCTGGGCGCGATGCTGCTGCTGGCCGCCCTGCTGAACACCTGGGTCAAGCGCCGCGCCGAACGGGGACCCCGATGA